A genomic region of Candidatus Methylomirabilota bacterium contains the following coding sequences:
- a CDS encoding phasin family protein: EATMQKLSPARAQEMARSLMQGQTSEQVQKVARDLIDWSNKNRQRLSEAVQREVKSQLKSLGVAGRDEVDALKRRVRELERQVGGGATTAKKPTAARPRAKKPTSATKRSTAGSDKA, encoded by the coding sequence GGAGGCCACCATGCAGAAGCTGTCGCCGGCACGGGCCCAGGAGATGGCCCGCTCGCTCATGCAAGGCCAGACCAGCGAGCAGGTCCAGAAGGTCGCCCGGGACCTCATCGACTGGTCGAACAAGAACCGCCAGCGCCTCTCAGAAGCGGTGCAACGCGAGGTCAAGTCCCAGCTGAAGTCCCTGGGGGTCGCGGGCCGCGACGAGGTCGACGCGCTGAAGCGGCGGGTGCGCGAGCTGGAACGCCAGGTCGGGGGCGGGGCGACCACAGCGAAGAAGCCGACAGCCGCGCGTCCCCGGGCAAAGAAGCCGACGTCCGCGACGAAGCGCAGCACGGCCGGGTCGGACAAGGCCTGA